A single genomic interval of Cupriavidus necator harbors:
- a CDS encoding MaoC family dehydratase has translation MPRIFRSAEDIHAAVGQRLGESAWTQITQEQVNQFANATGDHQWLHVDPERAAQGPYGACIAHGYLTLALVNQFLPELVTVEGMKWGVNYGCDKVRFPAPVRVGARVRGVGELVRAETLQGGVQSVVRMTVEIEGGDKPACVAETISRYYF, from the coding sequence ATGCCAAGAATCTTCCGTTCTGCCGAAGACATCCACGCCGCCGTCGGCCAGCGCCTCGGCGAGAGCGCCTGGACCCAGATCACCCAGGAACAGGTCAACCAGTTCGCCAATGCCACTGGCGACCACCAGTGGCTGCACGTGGACCCGGAGCGCGCCGCGCAGGGCCCATACGGCGCCTGCATCGCGCACGGCTACCTGACGCTGGCGCTGGTCAACCAGTTCCTGCCGGAGCTGGTCACGGTCGAAGGCATGAAGTGGGGCGTCAACTACGGCTGCGACAAGGTGCGCTTCCCGGCGCCGGTGCGCGTGGGCGCGCGCGTGCGCGGGGTGGGGGAACTGGTGCGGGCCGAGACCTTGCAGGGCGGCGTGCAGTCGGTGGTGCGCATGACCGTGGAAATCGAAGGCGGAGACAAGCCGGCCTGCGTGGCCGAGACCATCAGCCGCTATTACTTCTGA
- a CDS encoding NAD(P)H-dependent flavin oxidoreductase — translation MSPASLHTVLCDLLGCRYPIVQTAMGWVADAKLVAASGNAGAFGFLAGATIAPGEVEREILRVKALSDRPFGINFHMFQPNADEVIEMAIRHRLRAVSYGRGPDAKMIGKLKAAGVVCMPTVGAAKHAAKAVELGADVVTVQGGEGGGHTGGTPTTLLLPQVLDSVSVPVVAAGGFFDGRGLAAALAYGAAGVAMGTRFLMSAESPVPAPTLERYVKVRDPASIRVSLAIDGLPQRMIDNDLLLALEKAGPLRRTWLALAAARKWQARTGMRSAQMLATAWRAMREQDYSAAQTLMAANAPVLIQRAMVEGCPDEGVLPSGQAAAAIRAIESCEQIVAGMAAQAQARLAALAGAGLAAAA, via the coding sequence ATGAGCCCCGCGAGCCTGCACACCGTGCTGTGCGACCTGCTGGGCTGCCGCTACCCCATCGTGCAGACGGCGATGGGCTGGGTGGCGGATGCGAAGCTGGTCGCGGCCAGCGGCAATGCCGGGGCCTTCGGCTTCCTGGCCGGCGCCACCATTGCGCCCGGCGAGGTCGAGCGCGAGATCCTGCGCGTGAAGGCGCTCAGCGACCGGCCCTTCGGCATCAACTTCCACATGTTCCAGCCCAACGCGGATGAAGTGATCGAGATGGCGATCCGCCACCGGCTGCGCGCCGTCAGCTACGGGCGTGGCCCGGACGCGAAGATGATCGGCAAGCTCAAGGCGGCCGGCGTGGTCTGCATGCCGACCGTGGGCGCGGCCAAGCATGCGGCCAAGGCCGTGGAACTGGGTGCGGACGTGGTCACCGTGCAGGGCGGCGAGGGCGGCGGCCATACCGGCGGCACGCCGACCACGCTGCTGCTGCCGCAGGTGCTGGACAGCGTGAGCGTGCCGGTGGTGGCCGCCGGCGGCTTCTTCGACGGCCGCGGACTGGCCGCGGCACTGGCCTACGGCGCGGCCGGCGTGGCCATGGGCACGCGCTTCCTGATGTCGGCCGAATCGCCGGTGCCGGCGCCAACGCTGGAGCGCTACGTCAAGGTGCGCGACCCGGCCAGCATCCGCGTGTCGCTGGCCATTGACGGCCTGCCGCAGCGAATGATCGACAACGACCTGCTGCTGGCGCTGGAGAAGGCCGGTCCGCTGCGGCGCACCTGGCTGGCGCTGGCGGCCGCGCGCAAGTGGCAGGCGCGTACCGGCATGCGCAGCGCGCAGATGCTGGCCACCGCCTGGCGCGCGATGCGCGAGCAGGACTACAGCGCCGCCCAGACCCTGATGGCCGCCAACGCGCCGGTGCTGATCCAGCGCGCGATGGTCGAGGGATGCCCCGATGAAGGCGTGCTGCCCAGCGGCCAGGCCGCCGCGGCGATCCGGGCCATCGAATCCTGCGAGCAGATCGTGGCCGGCATGGCCGCGCAGGCACAGGCGCGCCTGGCGGCGCTGGCTGGCGCCGGACTGGCTGCAGCGGCCTGA
- a CDS encoding SDR family oxidoreductase encodes MGICDARTVIITGAGGGLGRAYALAFAAEGANVVVNDIRREAAEAVCAEIRAAGAKAKAALASADDITQLATAQRIVDAAVEAFGEVHVLVNNAGICRDRMFVSLTEADWDDVMRVHLRGHFCLANLLAKRWRDAAKAGRAVDARIINTSSGAGLQGSVGQSNYAAAKAGIAALTLVQAAELGRYGITANALAPAARTGMTEDVFADMMRAPADGFDYYDPANVAPLVVWLGSAASAQVNGRMFEAAGGMVSVADGWRTGPRTDKGSRWQPAELGAAVAELLAQAQPPQPVYGS; translated from the coding sequence ATGGGAATCTGCGACGCACGCACCGTCATCATCACCGGCGCCGGCGGCGGGCTGGGCCGTGCCTATGCGCTGGCCTTCGCCGCCGAGGGCGCCAACGTGGTCGTCAACGACATCCGGCGCGAGGCGGCCGAGGCCGTCTGCGCGGAGATCCGTGCAGCCGGCGCGAAGGCAAAAGCGGCGCTGGCCAGCGCTGACGACATCACGCAGCTGGCCACCGCGCAGCGCATCGTCGATGCCGCGGTCGAGGCCTTCGGCGAGGTCCACGTGCTGGTCAACAACGCCGGCATCTGCCGCGACCGCATGTTTGTCAGCCTGACCGAAGCGGACTGGGACGACGTCATGCGCGTGCACCTGCGCGGCCACTTCTGCCTGGCCAACCTGCTCGCCAAACGGTGGCGCGATGCCGCCAAGGCCGGCCGCGCCGTCGACGCGCGCATTATCAACACCAGCTCCGGCGCGGGCCTGCAGGGTTCTGTCGGGCAGTCCAACTACGCCGCCGCCAAGGCCGGCATTGCCGCGCTCACGCTGGTGCAGGCCGCCGAGCTGGGCCGCTATGGCATCACCGCCAATGCGCTGGCGCCGGCGGCGCGCACCGGCATGACCGAAGACGTGTTCGCCGACATGATGCGGGCGCCGGCCGACGGCTTCGACTACTACGACCCGGCCAACGTCGCGCCGCTGGTGGTGTGGCTGGGCAGCGCCGCCTCCGCGCAGGTCAACGGGCGCATGTTCGAGGCGGCCGGCGGCATGGTTTCCGTGGCCGACGGCTGGCGCACCGGACCCAGGACCGACAAGGGATCGCGCTGGCAGCCGGCCGAACTGGGCGCAGCCGTGGCGGAACTGCTGGCGCAGGCGCAGCCGCCCCAGCCGGTCTACGGCAGCTGA
- a CDS encoding acyl-CoA dehydrogenase family protein, with the protein MDFSLSLEQQMVRDSARDYLAAHSDSAAVRRVTEAGAAHDEALWHAVAGELGWCGIALPEAVGGAGLGAPGLVLLQEQLGQRLACVPFWSAVCVAAPWLQASLGPRGSAHWLERLACGELRAAAVLPDDGGWQYDGVAIGAQAGADGFVLRGCAAQVADAAGADWLLVPARLEDGVPALFLLEPAALAQDARIMLAPLDTLDRTRPQAALRLDGLPVPASACLARADAAAFGLAQAWWHGKLMLAAEQLGAAQQCLDLTVAYASERIQFGRAIASFQAVKHRCAQMMVLVEAARSAVYGAAQAWETGEVADGTGIRLDIAAASVAADDALRFCAQEAIQLHGGVGFTWEYDPQLYFKRAQAASHWLGGAGAALAYLAANGPNAWRTA; encoded by the coding sequence ATGGACTTCTCCCTTAGCCTCGAACAGCAGATGGTACGCGACAGCGCGCGCGACTACCTCGCCGCGCACAGCGATTCGGCGGCGGTGCGGCGCGTGACCGAGGCGGGCGCCGCGCACGACGAAGCGCTGTGGCACGCGGTCGCGGGCGAACTCGGCTGGTGCGGCATCGCACTGCCCGAAGCCGTGGGCGGCGCCGGCCTGGGGGCGCCCGGGCTGGTGCTGCTGCAGGAACAACTGGGCCAGCGCCTGGCCTGCGTGCCGTTCTGGTCCGCCGTGTGCGTGGCCGCGCCCTGGCTTCAGGCCAGCCTGGGCCCGCGCGGCAGCGCGCATTGGCTGGAACGGCTGGCGTGTGGCGAGCTGCGTGCCGCCGCGGTGTTGCCGGACGATGGCGGCTGGCAGTACGACGGCGTCGCCATTGGCGCGCAGGCGGGCGCGGATGGCTTCGTGCTGCGCGGCTGCGCCGCCCAGGTGGCCGATGCCGCCGGCGCCGACTGGCTGCTGGTGCCGGCCCGGCTCGAAGACGGCGTGCCTGCGCTGTTCCTGCTGGAGCCAGCAGCACTGGCACAGGATGCGCGAATCATGCTGGCGCCGCTCGATACGCTGGACCGCACGCGGCCGCAGGCCGCGCTGCGGCTGGACGGGCTGCCCGTGCCCGCCAGCGCCTGCCTGGCGCGCGCGGACGCGGCGGCGTTTGGCCTGGCCCAGGCCTGGTGGCACGGCAAGCTGATGCTGGCGGCGGAGCAGCTTGGCGCGGCCCAGCAATGCCTGGACCTGACCGTAGCTTATGCCTCGGAACGGATCCAGTTCGGGCGCGCCATCGCCTCGTTCCAGGCGGTCAAGCACCGCTGCGCGCAGATGATGGTGCTGGTCGAGGCGGCGCGCTCGGCGGTGTATGGCGCGGCGCAGGCGTGGGAAACGGGCGAGGTGGCCGATGGTACCGGCATCCGCCTCGACATCGCCGCCGCATCCGTGGCAGCCGACGATGCCCTGCGCTTCTGCGCGCAGGAGGCCATCCAGTTGCATGGCGGTGTCGGCTTCACCTGGGAATACGACCCCCAGCTCTATTTCAAGCGCGCGCAGGCCGCCAGCCACTGGCTGGGCGGTGCCGGCGCGGCGCTGGCGTATCTCGCAGCAAATGGCCCGAACGCGTGGAGGACAGCATGA
- a CDS encoding acyl-CoA dehydrogenase family protein, with protein sequence MQLEYTDAQRAFRAEVRDWMAAHVPRTPLASFDTEAGFAQHRAWEATLNQGRWSMVTWPAELGGRGCDLIEWLIFEEEYWRAGAPMRVNQNGIFLLGPTLMEFGTEAQKARFLPRMASGEHVWAQGWSEPSAGSDMAAIRCSAIRQGDDYVINGQKIWSTRAVWADWLFGLFRTDPASTRHHGLTFILMPLDTPGIIVRPIRQLNGQTGFAEIFFDDVRVPVENRLAAEGAGWQVAMATAGFERGLMLRSPARFQETARALVRLYQANREAADRDPSLREAVLRAWMDAEAYTLSTYATASRLVRGGHIGAESSTNKVFWSELDIHMHDTALAILGQSAEVAPDGQPPGSLGHWLDGFLFSQAGPIYAGTNEIQRNIVAERLLGMPRA encoded by the coding sequence ATGCAGCTTGAATACACCGACGCCCAGCGCGCCTTCCGCGCCGAGGTGCGCGACTGGATGGCCGCGCACGTGCCGCGCACGCCGCTGGCGAGCTTCGATACCGAAGCGGGCTTCGCCCAGCACCGCGCGTGGGAGGCCACGCTCAACCAGGGCCGCTGGAGCATGGTCACGTGGCCGGCCGAGCTGGGCGGGCGCGGCTGCGACCTGATCGAGTGGCTGATCTTCGAGGAGGAGTACTGGCGTGCCGGCGCGCCGATGCGCGTCAACCAGAACGGCATCTTCCTGCTCGGGCCCACGCTGATGGAATTCGGCACCGAGGCGCAGAAGGCGCGCTTCCTGCCGCGCATGGCCTCGGGCGAGCATGTCTGGGCGCAGGGCTGGTCCGAGCCGAGCGCAGGCTCGGACATGGCCGCGATCCGCTGCAGCGCGATCCGGCAGGGCGATGACTATGTGATCAACGGCCAGAAGATCTGGTCGACGCGGGCGGTGTGGGCGGACTGGCTGTTCGGCCTGTTCCGCACCGACCCGGCCTCGACCCGACACCATGGCCTGACCTTCATCCTGATGCCGCTGGACACGCCCGGCATCATCGTGCGCCCGATCCGCCAGCTCAACGGCCAGACCGGCTTTGCCGAGATCTTCTTCGACGACGTGCGCGTGCCGGTGGAAAACCGCCTGGCCGCAGAAGGCGCCGGCTGGCAGGTGGCCATGGCCACCGCCGGCTTCGAACGCGGCCTGATGCTGCGCTCGCCGGCGCGCTTCCAGGAAACCGCGCGCGCGCTGGTCAGGCTGTACCAGGCCAACCGCGAGGCGGCGGACCGCGACCCGTCGCTGCGCGAGGCGGTGCTGCGCGCCTGGATGGACGCCGAGGCCTACACGCTGTCCACCTACGCCACCGCGAGCCGCCTGGTGCGCGGCGGCCATATCGGCGCGGAGTCGAGCACGAACAAGGTGTTCTGGTCCGAGCTGGACATCCATATGCACGATACCGCGCTGGCCATCCTGGGGCAGTCCGCAGAGGTCGCGCCCGACGGCCAGCCGCCGGGTTCGCTCGGCCACTGGCTGGATGGCTTCCTGTTCTCGCAGGCCGGGCCGATCTATGCCGGCACCAACGAGATCCAGCGCAATATCGTCGCCGAGCGCCTGCTCGGCATGCCGCGCGCATGA
- a CDS encoding enoyl-CoA hydratase, translated as MTTPATEAISLGPNAEVLYQVADGIATVTMNRPQFHNAQNSKMTYALDEAYRRAAADDAVKVIVLRGAGKHFSAGHDIGTPGRDINESFERASLWYDHVNKPGGEFLYAREQEVYLGMCRRWRELPKPTIAMVHGACIAGGLMLAWVCDLIVASDDAFFADPVVRMGIPGVEYFAHPYELHPRIAKEFLFLGERMGAERAERMGMVNRVVPRDALEDTVYGMAAKVAQMPRLGLTLTKQAVNHVEDLQGKRTAMDAVFAWHHFAHAHNELVSGDKLGGYDARAMAASQRTGEDKA; from the coding sequence ATGACAACGCCAGCTACCGAAGCCATCAGCCTTGGCCCCAATGCCGAGGTGCTCTACCAGGTCGCGGACGGCATTGCCACCGTGACCATGAACCGGCCGCAGTTCCACAACGCGCAGAACTCAAAGATGACCTACGCGCTGGACGAGGCCTACCGGCGCGCCGCCGCGGACGACGCGGTCAAGGTGATCGTGCTGCGCGGTGCTGGCAAGCATTTCTCGGCCGGGCACGACATCGGCACGCCGGGGCGCGACATCAACGAGTCGTTCGAGCGTGCCTCGCTCTGGTATGACCATGTCAACAAGCCGGGCGGCGAGTTTCTCTATGCCCGCGAGCAGGAGGTCTACCTGGGCATGTGCCGGCGCTGGCGCGAGCTGCCCAAGCCGACCATCGCCATGGTGCATGGCGCCTGCATCGCCGGCGGGTTGATGCTGGCATGGGTATGCGACCTGATCGTGGCGTCGGACGATGCCTTCTTTGCCGATCCGGTGGTGCGCATGGGCATTCCCGGCGTCGAGTACTTCGCGCATCCCTACGAGCTGCATCCGCGCATCGCCAAGGAGTTCCTGTTCCTGGGCGAGCGCATGGGCGCCGAACGCGCCGAGCGCATGGGCATGGTCAACCGCGTGGTGCCGCGCGACGCGCTGGAAGACACCGTCTACGGCATGGCCGCCAAGGTCGCGCAGATGCCGCGGCTGGGCCTGACGCTGACCAAGCAGGCGGTCAACCATGTGGAAGACCTGCAGGGCAAGCGCACCGCGATGGATGCGGTGTTTGCCTGGCACCACTTCGCCCATGCGCACAACGAGCTGGTCAGCGGCGACAAGCTCGGCGGCTATGACGCGCGCGCCATGGCCGCTTCGCAACGCACCGGCGAGGACAAGGCATGA
- a CDS encoding SDR family oxidoreductase, with translation MTLNTEIPSGPAYVPGHQLLAGKSVLITAAAGAGIGFAAARRCAEEGCRALMISDVHEKRLAEAVGRLRAETGLQAIHGQLCDVSDEAQVRALVAAAEEALGGTDVLINNAGLGGSRRLVDMDDAEWSRVIDISLTGTFRMTRAMLPHMQARRRGAIVNNASVLGWRAQKEQSHYAAAKAGVMALTRCSAMEAAEFGVRINAVAPSIALHDFLKKSAPADLLRQLSEREAFGRAAEVWEVANVMVFLASDYASYMTGEVLPVSSQRA, from the coding sequence ATGACCCTGAACACCGAAATCCCCAGCGGCCCGGCCTATGTGCCTGGCCATCAGTTGCTCGCCGGCAAGAGTGTGCTCATCACCGCCGCGGCGGGCGCCGGCATCGGCTTTGCCGCCGCGCGCCGCTGCGCCGAGGAGGGCTGCCGCGCGCTGATGATCTCCGACGTCCATGAGAAGCGCCTGGCCGAAGCGGTCGGGCGCCTGCGCGCGGAAACCGGCCTGCAGGCGATCCATGGCCAGCTTTGCGATGTATCGGATGAAGCGCAGGTGCGCGCACTTGTGGCCGCCGCCGAAGAAGCCTTGGGCGGAACCGACGTGCTGATCAACAACGCCGGCCTGGGCGGCTCGCGCCGCCTAGTTGATATGGACGATGCCGAGTGGTCGCGCGTGATCGATATTTCCCTCACGGGCACCTTCCGCATGACGCGAGCGATGTTGCCGCACATGCAGGCGCGCCGGCGCGGCGCCATCGTCAACAACGCCTCGGTGCTGGGCTGGCGTGCGCAGAAGGAGCAGTCGCACTACGCCGCGGCCAAGGCCGGGGTGATGGCGCTGACGCGCTGCAGCGCGATGGAAGCCGCCGAATTTGGCGTGCGCATCAATGCGGTGGCGCCCAGCATCGCGCTGCATGACTTCCTGAAGAAGTCGGCGCCGGCCGACCTGCTGCGCCAGCTCAGCGAGCGCGAAGCGTTCGGGCGCGCGGCCGAGGTGTGGGAGGTGGCCAATGTGATGGTATTCCTGGCCAGCGACTATGCCTCGTACATGACGGGCGAGGTGCTGCCGGTGAGCAGCCAGCGGGCTTGA
- a CDS encoding acyl-CoA dehydrogenase family protein, producing MTANQEAAFRAEVAQWMAANLAGEFACLKHRGGPGDEEAYPELRKAWERRLAEGGWTGLGWPRAHGGRELPVMQQVIFHEEYARAGGPGRMGHIGEGLIGPTLVAFGTDDQKARLLPGILNGTTFWCQGYSEPGAGSDLANVRTRAERDAATGDWLVSGQKVWTSLAHDSDWIFVLARCEPGSRGSKGLVFLMLPLDQPGIEIRPIRQMGGGAEFNEVFFDGARAAAADVLGAPGDGWRIAMALLGFERGISTLGQQMQFTHELEWVAQAARDNGSSRDALVRQRIARAWAGLRVMRANALRMLAGAAQAGQDGGTALQRDALIYKYYWSNWHRDLGQLALDVLGPLANVLDAGDTRRTRLQQMALFSRADTIYAGTNEIQLNIIAERGLGMPREARGQS from the coding sequence ATGACAGCGAATCAAGAGGCGGCATTCCGCGCCGAAGTCGCGCAGTGGATGGCCGCCAACCTGGCCGGCGAGTTCGCCTGCCTGAAGCACCGCGGCGGCCCCGGCGACGAAGAGGCCTATCCCGAACTGCGCAAGGCGTGGGAGCGCCGGCTGGCCGAAGGCGGCTGGACCGGCCTGGGCTGGCCGCGCGCGCATGGCGGGCGCGAGCTGCCGGTCATGCAGCAGGTGATCTTCCATGAGGAATACGCGCGGGCAGGGGGGCCGGGCCGCATGGGCCATATCGGCGAGGGGCTGATCGGCCCGACCCTGGTCGCCTTCGGCACCGACGACCAGAAGGCGCGCTTGCTGCCCGGCATCCTGAACGGCACCACGTTCTGGTGCCAGGGGTATTCGGAGCCTGGCGCGGGCTCGGACCTGGCCAATGTGCGCACGCGGGCGGAGCGCGATGCGGCCACCGGCGACTGGCTGGTGAGCGGCCAGAAGGTGTGGACCTCGCTCGCGCACGATTCGGACTGGATCTTCGTGCTGGCGCGCTGCGAGCCCGGCTCGCGCGGCAGCAAGGGCCTGGTCTTCCTGATGCTGCCGCTGGACCAGCCCGGCATCGAGATCCGGCCGATTCGCCAGATGGGCGGCGGCGCCGAATTCAACGAGGTGTTCTTCGACGGCGCACGTGCCGCCGCCGCCGATGTGCTGGGCGCGCCCGGCGATGGCTGGCGCATCGCCATGGCGCTGCTGGGCTTCGAGCGCGGCATCTCCACGCTGGGCCAGCAGATGCAGTTCACGCACGAACTGGAATGGGTGGCGCAGGCCGCGCGCGACAACGGCAGCAGCCGCGACGCGCTGGTGCGCCAGCGCATCGCGCGCGCCTGGGCCGGCCTGCGCGTGATGCGCGCCAATGCGCTGCGCATGCTGGCGGGCGCGGCGCAGGCGGGCCAGGACGGCGGCACCGCGCTGCAGCGCGACGCGCTGATCTACAAGTACTACTGGTCCAACTGGCACCGAGACCTGGGCCAGCTGGCGCTGGACGTGCTGGGTCCGCTGGCCAATGTGCTGGACGCCGGCGACACGCGCCGCACGCGGCTGCAGCAGATGGCGCTGTTCTCGCGCGCCGACACCATCTACGCCGGCACCAACGAAATCCAGCTCAACATCATCGCCGAACGCGGCCTCGGCATGCCGCGCGAAGCACGAGGACAGTCATGA
- a CDS encoding enoyl-CoA hydratase family protein: MQTNKKTGPFRIDTADGIAELVIDHAPVNALDCAGWHALAAAIDQLGTDPAVRVIVLRGEGRGFCAGVDIKELAAHPQRIVDVNAGNYATFRAVHRNPKPVIVAVHGFVLGGGIGICGAADIIVAADCARFGVPEIDRGAMGGGAHLQRMFGVQKVRAMYFTGEMIDAAEAYRLGAVERVVPRAELREAAMTLARQIAAKSPAMLQLAKEALNGVEDGNLEDKYRWEQGFTLQAYMSADSGEARAAFVEGREARFAQGERDAA; the protein is encoded by the coding sequence ATGCAAACGAACAAAAAGACCGGGCCGTTCCGCATCGACACCGCCGATGGCATCGCCGAACTGGTGATCGACCATGCGCCAGTCAATGCGCTCGACTGCGCCGGCTGGCATGCGCTGGCCGCCGCGATCGACCAGCTGGGCACCGATCCCGCCGTGCGCGTGATCGTGCTGCGCGGCGAAGGCCGCGGCTTCTGCGCCGGCGTCGACATCAAGGAGCTGGCCGCGCACCCGCAGCGCATCGTCGATGTCAACGCCGGTAACTACGCCACCTTCCGCGCCGTGCACCGCAATCCCAAGCCGGTCATCGTGGCCGTGCACGGCTTCGTGCTGGGCGGCGGCATCGGCATCTGCGGCGCGGCCGACATCATCGTGGCCGCAGATTGTGCGCGCTTTGGCGTGCCGGAGATCGACCGCGGCGCCATGGGCGGCGGCGCCCACCTGCAGCGCATGTTCGGCGTGCAGAAGGTCAGGGCGATGTACTTCACCGGCGAGATGATCGATGCCGCCGAGGCGTACCGGCTGGGCGCGGTCGAGCGCGTGGTGCCGCGCGCAGAGTTGCGCGAGGCCGCCATGACGCTGGCCCGCCAGATCGCCGCCAAGAGCCCGGCCATGCTGCAGCTGGCCAAGGAAGCGCTCAACGGCGTGGAAGACGGCAACTTGGAGGACAAATACCGCTGGGAACAGGGCTTCACGCTGCAGGCCTACATGAGCGCCGATTCCGGCGAGGCGCGCGCCGCCTTTGTCGAAGGCCGCGAAGCCCGCTTTGCGCAGGGAGAGCGCGATGCAGCTTGA
- a CDS encoding acetyl-CoA C-acetyltransferase, translated as MKDAYIVDALRTPTGRRKGGLSHMHGADLGGFVLAELVRRNGIPAEDYDDVVFGCVDTIGPLAGNIARSAWLAAGLPLTVPGVTVDRQCGSSQQAVHFAAQAVMSGTQDVVIAGGVQTMTQIPISSAMLAGQALGFADPFSGSKGWQTRFGDAPVSQFHAAQRIADHWKLSREAMEAYALASHQRAAAAIEGGRFAREIVPCAGVKHDETPRPDTTLARMAALEPLMPGSSLTAAVSSQTADAAAALLIVSEDALKRYQLKPRARIAHMSVLGDDPLWMLTAPIPATRRALERSGLRLADIDVVEINEAFASVAMAWLAETGYAAERTNPNGGAIALGHPLGATGARLMTTLLHELERTRGRYGLQTMCEGGGLANVTIIERL; from the coding sequence ATGAAAGACGCCTATATCGTTGATGCCCTGCGCACGCCCACCGGGCGCCGCAAGGGCGGACTGTCGCACATGCACGGCGCCGACCTGGGCGGCTTCGTGCTGGCCGAGCTGGTGCGCCGCAACGGCATTCCCGCCGAGGATTATGACGACGTGGTGTTCGGCTGCGTCGACACCATCGGCCCGCTGGCCGGCAATATCGCCCGCAGCGCGTGGCTGGCCGCCGGCCTGCCGCTGACGGTGCCGGGCGTGACCGTGGACCGCCAGTGCGGCTCGTCGCAGCAGGCCGTGCACTTTGCCGCGCAGGCAGTGATGAGCGGCACGCAGGACGTGGTGATCGCCGGCGGCGTGCAGACCATGACCCAGATCCCGATCTCGTCGGCCATGCTGGCCGGGCAGGCACTGGGCTTTGCCGACCCGTTCTCGGGCAGCAAGGGCTGGCAGACGCGCTTTGGCGATGCGCCGGTGTCGCAGTTCCATGCGGCGCAGCGCATTGCCGATCACTGGAAGCTGTCGCGCGAGGCCATGGAAGCCTACGCGCTGGCAAGCCATCAGCGCGCCGCCGCGGCCATCGAAGGCGGCCGCTTTGCGCGCGAGATCGTGCCGTGCGCAGGCGTGAAGCATGACGAGACCCCGCGCCCCGATACCACGCTGGCCAGGATGGCTGCGCTGGAACCGCTGATGCCCGGCAGTTCGCTGACTGCGGCTGTGTCCAGCCAGACCGCCGATGCCGCCGCCGCGCTGCTGATCGTCTCGGAAGACGCGCTCAAGCGCTACCAGCTCAAGCCGCGTGCGCGCATCGCGCATATGAGCGTGCTGGGCGACGACCCGCTGTGGATGCTGACCGCGCCGATCCCTGCAACCAGACGCGCACTGGAGCGCAGCGGCCTGCGCCTGGCCGATATCGACGTGGTCGAGATCAATGAAGCGTTCGCCTCGGTGGCGATGGCATGGCTGGCCGAAACCGGCTACGCGGCCGAGCGCACCAACCCCAACGGCGGCGCCATCGCACTGGGCCACCCGCTGGGCGCCACCGGCGCGCGCCTGATGACCACGCTGCTGCATGAGCTGGAACGCACCCGCGGGCGCTACGGCCTGCAGACCATGTGCGAAGGCGGTGGCCTGGCCAACGTCACCATCATCGAACGCTTGTAA
- a CDS encoding acyl-CoA dehydrogenase family protein, translating to MDFALTEEQEQFAEAIRRFLMTEMTPELTRELWATESGRSDALWRQLANQGLTAVMVPQEQGGLGLGEVEWAPLAQACGYFALPEPLLDTALVAAGLLRDALAAAPNASAHERCATLLERIAAGDARVAVAHPQERLVADAHVADAILCAHEGAVHLLRPDQAVLTARTGLDPSRRLFELAWTPAAESELIPSGSGLWSSALNRGALGVAAQQLGLTQRMLDLAIDYSAQRKQFGKAIGAYQAVKHLLADVAIQLEFARPVLLRAAAALAHGLPDAGLHVSHARVAAARCAWSAARQAIQVHGAMGYTWELDLQIFTKRAWALAGSWGDRAFHKARMGAHILDGVHEIGAGATFA from the coding sequence ATGGATTTCGCATTGACCGAAGAGCAGGAGCAGTTTGCCGAGGCGATCCGGCGCTTCCTGATGACCGAGATGACGCCCGAACTGACGCGCGAGCTGTGGGCCACCGAGTCTGGCCGCTCCGACGCGCTGTGGCGCCAGCTTGCCAACCAGGGCCTGACCGCGGTGATGGTGCCGCAGGAGCAGGGCGGACTGGGGCTGGGCGAGGTCGAATGGGCGCCGCTGGCGCAGGCCTGCGGCTACTTTGCGCTGCCCGAGCCTTTGCTGGACACTGCGCTGGTCGCGGCCGGGCTGCTGCGCGATGCGCTCGCGGCGGCGCCGAACGCCTCGGCGCACGAACGCTGCGCCACGCTGCTGGAGCGCATCGCCGCCGGCGATGCCCGCGTGGCGGTGGCGCATCCGCAAGAGCGGCTGGTGGCCGACGCCCATGTCGCCGACGCGATCCTGTGCGCGCACGAAGGTGCCGTGCACCTGCTGCGGCCCGACCAGGCCGTGCTGACGGCGCGCACCGGGCTCGATCCTTCGCGCCGCCTGTTCGAGCTGGCGTGGACGCCGGCCGCGGAGTCCGAACTGATCCCGTCCGGTAGTGGCCTGTGGAGCAGCGCGCTGAACCGCGGCGCGCTTGGCGTGGCCGCGCAGCAGCTGGGCCTGACCCAGCGCATGCTGGACCTGGCGATCGACTACAGCGCGCAGCGCAAGCAGTTCGGCAAGGCCATCGGCGCCTACCAGGCGGTCAAGCACCTGCTGGCCGACGTGGCGATCCAGCTCGAGTTCGCCCGGCCGGTGCTGCTGCGCGCCGCCGCCGCGCTGGCGCACGGCCTGCCCGATGCGGGCCTGCATGTCTCGCACGCCCGCGTGGCCGCCGCGCGCTGCGCGTGGAGCGCGGCGCGCCAGGCGATCCAGGTGCATGGCGCAATGGGCTACACCTGGGAGCTGGACCTGCAGATCTTCACCAAGCGCGCCTGGGCCCTGGCGGGAAGCTGGGGCGACCGTGCCTTCCACAAGGCGCGCATGGGCGCGCACATCCTTGACGGCGTGCATGAGATCGGCGCCGGCGCCACCTTCGCCTGA